The following coding sequences are from one Coleofasciculus sp. FACHB-1120 window:
- a CDS encoding pentapeptide repeat-containing protein, protein MKTRTRAIALNLFAVTICHAKLKHRFAFLTWLPVFLFSLLGLATPLKAANLEHVQQLLKTKQCPQCDLRGAELRDMDLRAADLRRADLAGANLSAADLRGANFGGANLGGASFINSDLSGANLSGVNLNLAALIKANLTGANLAGSELTMAKLPGADLTKADLRETNLISADLSNAILRGTDLRGADLRNADFENALLEGVQLNSAILPDGTLHY, encoded by the coding sequence ATGAAAACCAGAACTCGCGCGATCGCTCTTAACCTATTCGCTGTTACCATCTGCCACGCTAAACTGAAGCACCGCTTCGCCTTCCTAACGTGGCTGCCCGTTTTTCTATTCTCTCTTCTGGGATTAGCAACACCACTCAAAGCAGCCAATCTGGAACACGTTCAACAGTTGCTAAAAACTAAACAATGTCCTCAATGTGACTTGAGGGGCGCTGAGTTACGAGATATGGACTTAAGAGCAGCTGATTTGAGGCGTGCCGATCTCGCCGGTGCCAATCTCAGTGCTGCTGATTTAAGAGGTGCCAATTTTGGTGGCGCAAATCTAGGCGGTGCCAGCTTTATTAATAGTGACCTCAGCGGTGCTAACTTGAGCGGCGTTAATTTAAATTTAGCGGCGCTGATTAAAGCCAATCTCACAGGCGCTAACCTTGCCGGTTCTGAGTTGACGATGGCGAAGTTACCGGGCGCTGACCTCACCAAGGCTGATTTGCGGGAAACGAATCTGATTAGTGCTGACTTGAGCAATGCCATTCTCAGAGGAACGGACTTGCGAGGGGCGGATTTGCGAAATGCTGATTTTGAGAATGCGCTTCTCGAAGGCGTCCAGCTCAATAGTGCAATTCTCCCAGATGGCACTTTGCATTATTAA
- a CDS encoding photosystem I assembly protein Ycf3, translating into MPRTQKNDNFIDKSFTVMADIILKILPANKKAKEAFIYYRDGMSAQADGEYAEALDNYREALTLEEDTYDRSYILYNMGLIYASNGDHEQALEYYHQALDCNPRLPQALNNIAVIYHFQGEKIKEDGDPEAAEALFDKAGEYWKQAISMAPNNYIEAQNWLKTTGRSTMDIFF; encoded by the coding sequence ATGCCAAGAACGCAAAAAAACGATAACTTCATTGACAAGAGCTTCACGGTAATGGCGGATATCATCCTAAAAATCCTGCCTGCCAACAAGAAAGCAAAAGAAGCTTTCATCTACTACCGCGATGGTATGTCAGCGCAGGCAGATGGTGAATACGCTGAAGCTTTAGACAATTACAGGGAAGCTTTAACGCTAGAGGAAGACACTTACGACCGCAGTTATATCCTCTACAATATGGGGCTGATATACGCCAGCAATGGCGATCACGAGCAGGCTTTGGAATATTACCACCAAGCGCTTGACTGTAATCCCCGCCTGCCTCAAGCGTTGAATAATATTGCCGTCATTTACCACTTCCAGGGTGAAAAGATCAAGGAAGATGGAGATCCCGAAGCTGCTGAAGCTTTGTTTGACAAAGCAGGAGAATATTGGAAACAAGCGATTAGTATGGCTCCGAATAACTACATCGAAGCCCAAAATTGGCTCAAAACGACTGGGCGCTCTACGATGGATATCTTCTTTTAG
- the gatC gene encoding Asp-tRNA(Asn)/Glu-tRNA(Gln) amidotransferase subunit GatC has product MIDREQVRKVAHLARLELTPEEEAQFTTQLGSILEYFEQLSELDVSDVQPTTRAIDVSNVTRPDELQPFPNREAILTGAPDQEGDFFKVPQILSAE; this is encoded by the coding sequence ATGATTGACCGCGAACAAGTTCGCAAAGTTGCCCATCTGGCTCGCCTAGAACTGACCCCAGAAGAAGAAGCCCAATTTACAACCCAACTAGGCAGTATTTTGGAGTATTTTGAACAATTAAGCGAACTCGATGTCAGTGATGTGCAGCCCACAACACGGGCAATTGATGTCAGCAATGTGACACGCCCTGATGAACTGCAACCTTTTCCCAACCGGGAAGCTATTCTCACAGGTGCCCCAGATCAAGAGGGTGACTTTTTCAAAGTGCCGCAAATCCTCAGCGCTGAGTAA
- a CDS encoding glutathione S-transferase family protein, whose translation MGLGLLVDGKWISEREQEDSQGKFIRPSTTFRNKITSDGSSGFKAEPGRYHLYISWACPWAQRTAIMRQLKGLEDVISLSVVAPEINQNSWEFSEEPGCIPDTVNKTRYLWEVYLKADSNYNGRVTVPVLWDKETATIVNNESREIIRMFDTEFDDFAKSDMNFYPTELQEAVDKTIDAIYQPINNGVYRAGFATSQAAYDEAVTELFDALDRWEKVLVKQRYLCGESLTEADWCMFTTLLRFDAVYYVHFKCNLRRIVDYPTLWNYLKDLYQVPGVKETCNLDHIKRHYYKSHPKVNPTRIVPKGPSIDFEEPHNREQLSPKAKAIAV comes from the coding sequence ATGGGTTTAGGTCTTTTGGTTGATGGAAAGTGGATTAGCGAACGAGAACAAGAAGACTCCCAAGGAAAATTCATTCGCCCATCAACAACCTTCCGCAACAAAATTACATCTGATGGTTCTAGTGGCTTTAAGGCTGAACCGGGTCGCTATCATCTCTATATTTCCTGGGCTTGTCCTTGGGCGCAACGAACCGCAATCATGCGTCAATTGAAGGGATTAGAAGATGTTATCAGTCTCTCAGTTGTGGCACCCGAAATCAATCAAAATAGTTGGGAATTCTCTGAAGAGCCGGGTTGTATTCCCGATACGGTAAACAAGACTCGCTATCTCTGGGAAGTCTATCTCAAAGCAGATTCTAATTACAATGGGCGGGTGACTGTCCCAGTTCTTTGGGATAAAGAAACCGCCACGATTGTGAATAATGAATCCCGCGAGATCATTCGGATGTTTGATACAGAATTCGATGATTTCGCAAAGTCAGATATGAATTTTTATCCAACGGAATTGCAAGAGGCGGTTGATAAGACGATTGATGCAATTTACCAACCGATTAATAATGGCGTTTATCGGGCAGGATTTGCGACTAGCCAAGCCGCCTACGATGAAGCGGTGACGGAACTATTCGATGCTCTGGATCGTTGGGAAAAAGTGTTAGTAAAGCAACGCTATCTGTGCGGAGAAAGCCTCACCGAGGCAGATTGGTGTATGTTCACCACTCTCTTGCGCTTCGATGCCGTTTACTATGTCCACTTCAAGTGCAACTTACGCCGGATTGTGGATTACCCCACTCTCTGGAATTACCTCAAAGACCTCTACCAGGTGCCGGGGGTAAAGGAAACCTGCAACCTTGACCATATCAAACGCCATTACTACAAAAGCCACCCGAAAGTTAATCCCACCAGAATTGTTCCGAAAGGGCCGTCAATTGATTTTGAGGAACCTCATAACCGCGAACAATTATCGC